In the genome of Mycobacterium kansasii ATCC 12478, one region contains:
- a CDS encoding TetR/AcrR family transcriptional regulator: MTTQPASGRRATPTGRDEVAAAVLEAAADLFAERGPAATSIRDIAARSQVNHGLVFRHFGTKDQLVGAVLNHLGAKLTGLLHSGASTEVVDRALDRQMRVWARTLLDGYSAEQLRTRFPNVAELLDYVRTRHGDDSRARLAVANYMALQLGWRLFEPMLRSATGLDELPQAELRQAVIAEAARILEPH; this comes from the coding sequence GTGACTACACAACCGGCAAGCGGTCGCCGTGCCACGCCCACCGGGCGAGACGAGGTGGCCGCCGCAGTCCTGGAGGCCGCTGCCGACCTGTTCGCCGAGCGCGGCCCGGCCGCCACCTCGATCCGCGACATCGCCGCCCGATCGCAGGTCAACCACGGGCTGGTGTTTCGGCATTTCGGGACCAAGGACCAACTCGTCGGTGCCGTGCTGAACCACCTGGGCGCCAAGCTCACCGGGCTGCTGCACTCCGGGGCGTCCACCGAGGTTGTCGACCGCGCCCTCGACCGGCAGATGCGGGTGTGGGCCCGTACGCTGCTCGACGGGTATTCGGCCGAGCAGCTACGGACCCGCTTCCCCAACGTCGCCGAACTGCTGGACTACGTGCGGACCCGCCACGGCGACGACTCCAGGGCGCGGCTGGCGGTCGCCAATTACATGGCGCTGCAACTGGGTTGGCGGCTGTTCGAACCCATGCTGCGCTCGGCGACCGGACTCGACGAGTTGCCGCAGGCCGAACTGCGGCAGGCGGTGATCGCTGAGGCCGCCCGGATACTCGAACCGCACTGA
- a CDS encoding PPE family protein encodes MNFVVLPPEINSALMLAGAGSGPTLAAAAAWDGLAAELGDAASSFSAVTSGLTAGSWQGPAAMAMAAAVAPYANWLSAAAARAAGAAAQARAAAAVFEAALGAMVHPGLVAANRNQLVSLVLSNLFGQNAPAIAATEAAYEQLWAQDVAAMVGYHGGASALAARLAPWQQALGAAPGAAASVIPGLTIGNIGVGNLGIGNIGDYNLGSGNTGNANLGSGNTGNANFGGGNTGLFNLGSGNTGNTNFGYGNRGNLNFGSGNRGNGNFGFGNVVGDNNFGFGNRLGNGNLGSANIGNTNFGTANIGDFNFGSGNRGTSNVGFGNLGNNNLGFGNNGNNNIGFGLTGDNMVGIGALNAGIGNLGIGNAGDNNIGFFNSGSNNVGFFNSGNGNFGFANAGNTDTGFWNAGSFDTGFGNGGSLNFGFGNAGLGNVGVGNGGNGNVGFANSGGENTGSFNSGGDNFANGGNTGSFNSGDLNTGFFNSGATNTGLFNAGSVNTGIGSPDTQPGSVSGFGNTGTALSGFNNSGSFTSGFMNTNTGAGFTSGFNNVGDFHVGFFNTGSGNDGFGNSGTGTNGIANSGTFSSGIANSGTNSSGGFNTGDDQSGFFN; translated from the coding sequence GTGAATTTTGTGGTATTGCCTCCGGAGATCAACTCGGCGCTGATGTTGGCCGGCGCGGGGTCCGGCCCGACGCTGGCGGCCGCGGCGGCCTGGGATGGACTGGCCGCCGAGTTGGGCGACGCGGCGAGTTCGTTCTCGGCGGTGACCTCGGGGCTGACTGCCGGGTCCTGGCAGGGTCCGGCGGCGATGGCGATGGCCGCCGCTGTTGCCCCGTACGCGAACTGGCTGAGCGCGGCAGCGGCCCGAGCTGCGGGTGCGGCCGCTCAGGCGAGGGCGGCCGCGGCGGTGTTCGAGGCGGCCTTGGGCGCCATGGTGCACCCGGGATTGGTAGCGGCTAACCGCAATCAGCTGGTGTCACTGGTGCTGTCCAACCTGTTTGGGCAGAATGCGCCCGCGATCGCGGCGACGGAGGCCGCGTACGAACAGTTATGGGCCCAGGATGTGGCGGCGATGGTGGGCTATCACGGTGGGGCATCAGCGCTGGCTGCCCGGCTAGCGCCGTGGCAACAAGCGCTGGGAGCCGCGCCCGGTGCGGCCGCCTCCGTCATACCCGGGTTGACTATCGGCAACATCGGGGTGGGCAACCTGGGCATCGGCAATATCGGCGACTACAACCTGGGCAGCGGGAACACCGGCAATGCGAACCTGGGCAGCGGGAACACCGGCAATGCGAACTTCGGTGGCGGTAACACCGGCCTGTTCAACCTGGGCAGCGGCAACACCGGCAACACCAACTTCGGCTACGGAAACCGCGGCAATCTCAACTTCGGCAGCGGAAACCGCGGTAACGGGAACTTCGGCTTCGGAAACGTTGTCGGCGATAACAATTTCGGCTTCGGCAACCGCCTCGGCAACGGTAACCTAGGCAGCGCCAACATCGGGAACACCAACTTCGGCACGGCCAATATCGGCGACTTCAACTTTGGCAGCGGTAACCGCGGCACCTCTAACGTGGGCTTCGGGAACCTCGGCAACAACAACCTAGGCTTTGGCAACAACGGCAACAACAACATCGGTTTCGGGCTCACTGGCGACAACATGGTGGGCATCGGTGCGCTGAACGCGGGTATCGGAAACCTTGGCATCGGGAACGCCGGCGACAACAACATTGGGTTCTTCAACTCCGGCAGCAACAACGTGGGGTTCTTCAACTCGGGGAACGGAAACTTCGGTTTCGCGAACGCGGGTAACACCGACACGGGCTTCTGGAATGCGGGTTCCTTCGACACCGGCTTCGGGAACGGTGGCAGCCTAAACTTCGGTTTCGGCAACGCGGGCTTGGGCAACGTAGGCGTCGGCAACGGCGGCAATGGGAATGTGGGCTTCGCTAACTCGGGCGGCGAAAACACCGGCAGTTTCAACTCGGGTGGCGACAACTTCGCGAACGGCGGAAACACGGGCAGCTTCAACTCGGGCGACCTCAACACCGGGTTCTTTAATTCGGGTGCCACCAATACCGGTCTGTTCAATGCGGGCAGCGTCAACACGGGCATTGGCAGCCCGGACACTCAGCCGGGTTCGGTCTCGGGCTTCGGCAATACGGGCACCGCTCTGTCGGGCTTCAACAACTCGGGCAGCTTCACCTCCGGCTTCATGAACACGAACACGGGTGCGGGCTTTACCTCGGGCTTCAACAACGTGGGCGACTTCCACGTGGGCTTCTTCAACACGGGCTCGGGCAACGACGGCTTCGGCAACTCGGGCACCGGCACGAACGGCATCGCGAACTCGGGCACCTTCAGCTCAGGCATCGCGAACTCGGGCACCAACAGCTCGGGCGGTTTCAACACCGGCGATGACCAGTCGGGCTTCTTCAACTAG
- a CDS encoding TauD/TfdA dioxygenase family protein produces the protein MTDLIAVQKLGSRIGAQMDGVRLGGDLDPAEVDQIRKALLTHKVIFFRSQHHLDDQQQLAFAGLLGAPIGHPAAAMLAAENAPIITPINSEYGKANRWHTDVTFAANYPSASVLRAVTLPGYGGSTLWANTAAAYEGLPEPLKCLTENLWALHTNRHDYLHAEPLTEAQRAHRQAFQKPDFQTEHPVVRVHPETGERTLLAGSFVRNFVGLDSHESSVLFELLQRRITAPENTIRWNWERGDVAIWDNRATQHRAIDDYDDQHRLMHRVTLMGDVPVDVHGRRSRVVSGAPLALAG, from the coding sequence ATGACAGACCTGATAGCCGTGCAGAAGCTGGGCAGCCGTATCGGCGCCCAAATGGACGGTGTACGCCTTGGCGGTGACCTCGATCCCGCCGAGGTCGACCAGATCCGTAAGGCACTGCTGACCCATAAAGTGATCTTCTTCCGCAGCCAGCACCACCTCGACGACCAGCAGCAGCTGGCGTTTGCCGGCCTGCTGGGCGCGCCGATCGGGCACCCGGCCGCGGCCATGCTGGCCGCCGAGAACGCGCCGATCATCACCCCGATCAACTCCGAATACGGCAAGGCCAACCGCTGGCACACCGACGTCACCTTCGCCGCCAACTACCCTTCGGCCTCGGTGCTGCGCGCGGTCACGCTGCCCGGCTACGGTGGGTCGACGCTGTGGGCCAACACCGCGGCGGCCTACGAAGGGCTGCCCGAACCGCTCAAGTGCCTGACTGAAAACCTGTGGGCGCTGCACACCAACCGCCACGACTACCTGCATGCCGAACCATTGACCGAGGCCCAGCGGGCGCACCGGCAGGCGTTTCAGAAACCCGATTTCCAGACCGAGCATCCGGTGGTGCGGGTGCACCCGGAAACCGGTGAGCGCACCCTGCTGGCCGGCAGCTTCGTGCGCAATTTCGTCGGCTTGGACAGCCACGAGTCAAGCGTGCTCTTCGAATTACTGCAACGGCGAATCACCGCGCCGGAGAACACGATTCGCTGGAACTGGGAACGGGGCGATGTGGCCATTTGGGACAACCGGGCGACCCAGCACCGGGCCATCGACGACTACGACGACCAGCACCGGCTGATGCACCGAGTCACCCTGATGGGCGACGTGCCCGTCGACGTGCACGGCCGGCGCAGCCGCGTGGTCAGCGGCGCGCCACTGGCTTTGGCCGGCTGA
- a CDS encoding GMC oxidoreductase yields the protein MKPDYDVLIIGSGFGGSVSALRLTEKGYRVGVLEAGRRFSDEEFAKTSWDLRKFLWAPRLGCYGIQRIHPLRNVMILAGAGVGGGSLNYANTLYVPPEPFFKDQQWQHISDWRDELMPHYEQAQRMLGVVKNPTFTDADRIVKEVADEMGFGDTWVPTPVGVFFGPDGTKAPGKTVPDPYFGGAGPARTGCIECGECMTGCRHGAKNTLLKNYLGLAESAGARVIPMTTVKGFEQRADGLWEVRTVRTGSWARRDRRTFTATYLILAAGTWGTQHLLFKMRDAGKLAKLSEKLGVLTRTNSESIVGAARLKVSPELDLTHGVAITSSIHPTPDTHIEPVRYGKGSNAMGLLQTLMTDGTGPEGTDTPRWRQLLQQAGENPRKMIRLLNPRQWSERTVIALVMQHLDNSITTFTKRGKLGIRWYSSKQGHGQPNPTWIPIGNEVTRRIAAKIDGVAGGTWGELFNIPLTAHFLGGAVIGDSPQSGVIDPYHRVYGYPTLFVVDGAAISANLGVNPSLSIAAQAERAASLWPNKGQNDQRPLQGDAYRRLEPIEPEHPVVPAGAPGALRWLPVDPVSKTG from the coding sequence ATGAAGCCGGATTACGACGTCCTGATTATCGGTTCGGGTTTTGGCGGCAGTGTCAGCGCGCTGAGGCTGACAGAGAAGGGCTACCGGGTCGGTGTGCTGGAGGCGGGCCGCCGGTTTTCCGACGAGGAGTTCGCCAAGACGTCCTGGGATCTGCGTAAGTTCTTGTGGGCACCCCGATTGGGTTGCTATGGAATCCAGCGCATCCACCCGCTGCGCAACGTGATGATCCTGGCGGGCGCCGGGGTGGGCGGCGGGTCACTGAACTACGCCAACACCTTGTACGTACCGCCGGAGCCGTTCTTCAAGGACCAGCAGTGGCAGCACATCAGTGATTGGCGCGACGAGCTGATGCCGCATTACGAGCAGGCGCAGCGGATGCTGGGCGTGGTGAAGAATCCGACCTTCACCGACGCCGACCGTATCGTCAAGGAAGTCGCCGACGAGATGGGATTCGGTGACACCTGGGTGCCGACGCCGGTCGGAGTGTTCTTCGGCCCCGACGGCACCAAGGCGCCGGGCAAAACCGTGCCCGACCCTTATTTCGGCGGCGCCGGGCCGGCCCGTACCGGCTGCATCGAATGCGGTGAGTGCATGACCGGCTGCCGCCACGGCGCCAAGAACACGTTGCTGAAGAACTACCTTGGGCTGGCGGAATCAGCTGGGGCACGAGTGATTCCGATGACGACGGTGAAGGGCTTCGAACAGCGGGCCGACGGGCTGTGGGAGGTTCGCACCGTCCGCACCGGCAGTTGGGCGCGCCGCGACCGGCGCACCTTCACCGCCACGTACCTGATCTTGGCCGCGGGCACCTGGGGCACCCAGCATCTGCTGTTCAAGATGCGCGACGCCGGCAAGCTGGCCAAGCTGTCCGAAAAGCTCGGCGTATTGACCCGCACCAACTCCGAGTCGATTGTCGGCGCCGCGCGGCTGAAGGTCTCACCGGAGCTGGACCTGACGCACGGGGTGGCCATCACGTCGTCGATCCATCCGACGCCGGACACCCACATCGAGCCCGTCCGCTACGGCAAGGGGTCCAACGCGATGGGGCTGCTGCAGACGTTGATGACCGACGGGACGGGTCCCGAGGGCACCGACACGCCGCGCTGGCGGCAGCTACTGCAGCAGGCCGGCGAGAATCCGCGCAAGATGATCCGGCTGCTCAATCCCCGGCAGTGGAGCGAGCGGACCGTGATCGCGCTGGTGATGCAGCACCTGGACAACTCGATCACCACGTTCACCAAGCGCGGGAAGCTCGGCATCCGTTGGTACTCCAGCAAGCAGGGACACGGCCAGCCGAACCCCACCTGGATCCCGATCGGCAATGAGGTCACCCGACGCATCGCCGCCAAGATCGACGGCGTGGCCGGCGGCACCTGGGGCGAACTGTTCAACATCCCGCTCACCGCGCACTTCCTCGGTGGCGCCGTGATTGGGGACAGCCCCCAAAGCGGCGTCATCGACCCCTACCACCGGGTCTACGGCTACCCGACACTGTTCGTCGTCGACGGTGCCGCGATCTCGGCGAACCTCGGTGTCAACCCGTCGCTGTCCATCGCCGCCCAGGCCGAGCGCGCCGCGTCGCTCTGGCCGAACAAGGGCCAAAACGACCAGCGGCCGCTGCAGGGGGATGCCTACCGCCGGCTGGAGCCCATCGAGCCCGAGCACCCGGTGGTGCCCGCCGGCGCGCCCGGGGCGCTGCGGTGGCTGCCGGTCGATCCGGTCAGCAAGACAGGCTAG